One Mycolicibacterium fortuitum subsp. fortuitum genomic window carries:
- a CDS encoding HNH endonuclease: MAHSKKSHTRRTGPLPGPSGPHVPNRPLHSVEVLPTAAPDASLWGRRRVLLLNSTYEPLTALPLRRAVIMVMCGKADVVHDDPSGPVIHSATRTIVVPSVIRLRTFVRVPYRARIPMTRAALMHRDRFRCAYCGGRADTVDHVIPRSRGGEHSWENCVAACGPCNHRKADRLLAELGWSLRCVPMPPKGQHWRLLSTIKELDPAWVRYLGEGAA; the protein is encoded by the coding sequence ATGGCGCACAGCAAAAAAAGCCATACGCGACGGACCGGCCCATTACCCGGCCCATCGGGACCCCATGTGCCAAATCGCCCTCTGCACAGCGTCGAGGTACTTCCCACGGCCGCGCCCGATGCGTCCCTGTGGGGACGCCGCCGGGTTCTGCTGCTCAACTCCACCTATGAACCGCTGACCGCGCTTCCACTACGGCGCGCGGTGATCATGGTGATGTGCGGCAAAGCCGACGTCGTGCACGACGACCCGTCGGGACCGGTCATCCATTCGGCGACCCGCACCATCGTGGTGCCCTCGGTGATCCGGCTGCGCACGTTCGTGCGAGTGCCGTACCGGGCCCGCATACCGATGACCCGGGCGGCACTCATGCACCGCGACCGCTTCCGCTGTGCGTACTGCGGAGGGCGGGCCGACACCGTCGATCACGTGATCCCGCGCAGCCGTGGCGGCGAGCATTCCTGGGAGAACTGTGTGGCGGCGTGCGGGCCGTGCAACCACCGCAAGGCCGATCGGCTGCTGGCCGAACTGGGCTGGTCGCTGCGGTGCGTACCGATGCCGCCGAAAGGGCAGCACTGGCGGCTGCTGTCGACGATCAAGGAGCTCGACCCGGCCTGGGTGCGCTATCTCGGTGAGGGTGCGGCGTGA
- a CDS encoding globin: MSDVTQVQRSFYDEVGGHETFAAIVSRFYQLVREDEILLPLYPEDDIDGAEERLRMFLEQYWGGPRTYSDQRGHPRLRMRHAPFRIGYLERDAWLRCMHTAVASIDSQTLDDPHRRALLDYLEMAADSMVNSAF, from the coding sequence ATGAGTGACGTGACGCAGGTGCAGCGATCTTTCTACGACGAAGTCGGGGGCCACGAGACATTCGCAGCGATCGTGTCGCGGTTCTACCAGCTGGTGCGCGAGGACGAGATCCTGCTGCCGCTGTACCCCGAGGACGACATCGACGGCGCCGAGGAGCGGCTCCGCATGTTCCTCGAGCAGTATTGGGGCGGTCCCAGGACGTACTCCGACCAGCGCGGTCATCCTCGGCTGCGGATGCGGCACGCCCCGTTCCGGATCGGCTACCTCGAGCGCGACGCGTGGCTGCGCTGCATGCACACCGCGGTGGCCTCGATCGACTCGCAGACCCTCGACGACCCGCACCGCCGCGCGCTGCTGGATTATCTGGAAATGGCCGCCGACTCGATGGTCAACTCGGCGTTCTGA
- a CDS encoding glycoside hydrolase family 13 protein: MRRWWADAVFYQVYPRSFADSNGDGVGDLDGVRAGLDYLAALGVDALWLNPVMVSPMADHGYDVADPRDVDPLFGDLEALDRLLAAAHARGIRITMDLVPNHTSSAHPWFVEALADPRRRDRYIFRDGRGPHGDTPPNNWLSVFGGPAWTRVAEPDGAPGQWYLHLFDPAQPDLNWNHPEVFEDLEKTLRFWLDRGIDGFRIDVAHGMAKPPELPDMAVTDTALLRNSDDDPRFDNDSVHDIHRFIRTVLDDYPDAVAVGEVWVHGNERFARYLRPDELHLGFNFRLVQADFDAAEVHDAIDNAIAAADLAGATPTWTLSNHDVEREVTRYGGGARGLARARAMALVMLALPGAVFVYNGEELGLPNVDLPDEALQDPVWERSGHTERGRDGCRVPMPWSGNAPPFGFSSTAETWLPMPAEWAALTVQRQQTEPGSTLGFYRRAIQLRAGRAEFAGSRIQLENSGEVLTLRREGGLTCVLNTGAGPAVLPAGEVLLSSGELTDGILGPDSAVWLV; encoded by the coding sequence ATGCGCCGGTGGTGGGCGGACGCGGTTTTCTACCAGGTCTATCCCCGCTCGTTCGCCGACAGCAACGGCGACGGGGTCGGTGACCTCGACGGGGTGCGCGCCGGGCTGGACTATCTGGCGGCGCTCGGGGTCGACGCCTTGTGGCTCAACCCGGTGATGGTGTCGCCGATGGCCGACCACGGCTATGACGTCGCCGACCCCCGCGATGTCGATCCCCTGTTCGGTGATCTGGAGGCGTTGGACCGGCTGCTCGCCGCCGCCCACGCCCGCGGCATCCGGATCACGATGGACCTGGTCCCCAACCACACCAGCTCGGCGCACCCGTGGTTCGTGGAAGCGCTGGCCGATCCACGTCGACGCGACCGCTACATCTTCCGCGACGGCCGGGGCCCGCATGGTGACACGCCGCCCAACAACTGGCTGTCGGTGTTCGGCGGCCCGGCCTGGACCCGCGTCGCCGAGCCTGACGGCGCGCCCGGCCAGTGGTATCTGCACCTGTTCGATCCGGCCCAGCCCGACCTGAACTGGAACCACCCCGAGGTCTTCGAGGATCTCGAGAAGACGCTGCGGTTCTGGCTGGACCGCGGGATCGACGGATTTCGCATCGACGTGGCCCACGGCATGGCCAAGCCGCCCGAGCTGCCGGACATGGCGGTCACCGACACCGCACTGCTGCGCAACAGTGACGACGACCCGCGATTCGACAACGACAGCGTGCATGACATTCACCGGTTCATCCGCACGGTCTTGGACGACTATCCCGACGCGGTGGCCGTCGGCGAGGTGTGGGTGCACGGCAATGAACGTTTCGCCAGGTATCTGCGTCCCGACGAGCTGCATCTGGGCTTCAATTTCCGTCTGGTGCAAGCAGATTTCGACGCCGCAGAAGTCCACGACGCGATCGACAACGCGATCGCCGCGGCGGACCTTGCGGGGGCGACGCCGACCTGGACGCTGTCCAACCACGACGTGGAACGTGAGGTCACCCGCTACGGCGGCGGGGCCCGAGGGTTGGCCAGGGCGCGGGCGATGGCTCTGGTGATGCTGGCCTTGCCGGGAGCGGTGTTCGTCTACAACGGTGAGGAACTCGGGCTTCCCAATGTCGATCTGCCCGATGAGGCGCTCCAGGATCCGGTGTGGGAACGCTCGGGTCACACCGAGCGTGGGCGTGACGGCTGCCGGGTGCCGATGCCGTGGTCCGGCAATGCGCCGCCGTTCGGGTTCTCCTCGACTGCCGAGACCTGGCTACCGATGCCGGCCGAGTGGGCGGCGTTGACGGTGCAGCGCCAGCAGACGGAGCCGGGGTCCACGCTGGGGTTCTACCGCCGGGCCATCCAACTGCGCGCCGGCCGCGCGGAATTCGCCGGCAGCCGGATCCAGCTGGAAAACTCTGGCGAGGTGCTGACGCTGCGGCGCGAAGGCGGTCTGACGTGTGTGCTCAACACGGGCGCCGGGCCCGCGGTGTTGCCGGCCGGCGAGGTACTGCTGAGCAGCGGCGAATTGACCGACGGCATCCTCGGTCCGGACAGCGCGGTGTGGCTGGTCTAG
- a CDS encoding putative immunity protein: protein MPSGDFDLTVDELRVVARYVAETAEEVLAVFEDIRPRDPRPRSAIAAAWQFVDGAPRSKTQRVASLDAHRAASEAPTEVARLAAQAAGDAASAAYLHPIAKGHQVGHILRAAANAARISEIDGGDDPAEADRVLQRARRRASPALIDVLRRYPPAPTGKSRVAQLMSELDSSLRR, encoded by the coding sequence ATGCCATCGGGTGACTTCGACTTGACCGTGGACGAATTGCGGGTCGTCGCACGTTATGTGGCGGAAACCGCAGAAGAGGTGCTTGCGGTGTTCGAGGACATTCGTCCCCGAGATCCTCGACCGCGATCCGCGATCGCCGCCGCATGGCAGTTCGTTGATGGTGCACCCAGGTCCAAGACGCAGCGCGTCGCCTCACTGGACGCACACCGAGCGGCTTCGGAAGCCCCGACCGAAGTCGCGCGCCTGGCCGCGCAGGCGGCCGGGGATGCCGCCTCGGCGGCTTACCTGCATCCCATCGCCAAAGGCCATCAGGTCGGCCATATCCTGCGAGCGGCGGCGAATGCCGCACGGATATCCGAGATCGACGGTGGTGACGATCCTGCCGAGGCCGACCGGGTGCTGCAGCGGGCTCGCCGGCGCGCCTCGCCGGCCTTGATCGATGTGCTCCGTCGATACCCGCCGGCCCCGACCGGCAAGAGCCGTGTGGCCCAACTGATGTCGGAGCTGGACAGTTCACTGCGGCGCTGA
- a CDS encoding acyl-CoA thioesterase, protein MYQHINHATMVTILEEARIPFLREPFGATIDTIGLLIAEVNISYKGQLRLVDSPLQVTMWSKRVRAVDFTIGYEVRSVNAAPDSKPSVIGETQLAAVHIGEQRLERLTPEQRGYLESYLR, encoded by the coding sequence ATGTACCAGCACATCAATCACGCCACGATGGTGACGATTCTCGAAGAGGCCCGGATCCCGTTCCTGCGGGAACCCTTCGGCGCCACGATCGACACCATCGGCCTGTTGATCGCCGAGGTGAATATCAGCTACAAGGGGCAGTTGCGGCTCGTCGACTCACCGCTGCAGGTGACCATGTGGTCCAAGCGGGTGCGCGCGGTCGACTTCACCATCGGCTATGAGGTGCGCTCGGTCAATGCCGCACCCGACTCCAAGCCGTCGGTGATCGGCGAGACCCAGCTGGCGGCGGTACACATCGGGGAGCAACGACTGGAACGCCTGACGCCCGAGCAGCGCGGCTATCTGGAGAGTTATCTGCGATGA
- a CDS encoding NAD-glutamate dehydrogenase translates to MAGSQAPPEAVHRLAVAFLSTYRAPQADGSGMGATGPQAAGVAERLVSDGTVAAQYALGSHRAPGQTKVEVYPGDADSGPALQIVTEQAAMLVDSVTVLLHRHGIAYPAIMNPVFRVRRDADGTLLDFRPAAEATGGDGVDECWILVPVIGAADGSALTEVVRLLPGVLAEARQIGQDSAAMGAALHALANDVATDVDGRFPNADRRDVAALLRWLSDGHFVLLGYQQCAISDGEASVDPASRLGVLKLREDVLPPLTAADDLMVLAQATMPSYVRYGANPYIVVVRESGAKVVEHRFVGLFTVAAMNANVLEIPLISRRVEEALAMARRDPSHPGQLLRDIVQTIPRPELFALSSKQLLDMALTVVDLGSRRRTLLFLRADQLAHFVSCLVYLPRDRYTTAVRLEMQAILVRELGGESIDYSARVSESPWAVVHFIVRLPDGATAHTVDTSTENENRIQNLLTEATRNWGDRLTSAAADAALSPAAVEHYASAFPEDYKQAVAPANAIADIAIIEALHDNSVKLVFAEGVDDGVAQLTWYLGGQSASLSELLPMLQSMGVVVLEERPYTVTRADGLPVWIYQFKVVRQRSIPDAPDAASREATAQRFADAVTAIWHGWVEVDRFNELVLRAGLTWQQVVILRAYAKYLRQAGFPYSQSHIESVVNENPHTTQSLVQLFEALFDPSEDTEGTRDAQGAAAAVAEDIDALVSLDTDRVLRAFATLIQATLRTNYFVQHPNSARQRGVVAMKLNPGLINELPLPRPKFEIFVYSPRVEGVHLRFGYVARGGLRWSDRREDFRTEILGLVKAQAVKNAVIVPVGAKGGFVVKRPPEPTGDATVDREATRAEGVACYQLFISGLLDVTDNVDKGTGAVVTPPEVVRRDGEDAYLVVAADKGTATFSDIANEVAKSYGFWLGDAFASGGSIGYDHKAMGITAKGAWESVKRHFREMGVDTQSQDFTVVGVGDMSGDVFGNGMLLSKHIRLIAAFDHRHIFLDPNPDAAASWAERKRLFDLPRSSWEDYDAALISEGGGVYSRQQKSIPISPQVRAALGIDGDIEELTPPALMKSVLKAPVDLLWNGGIGTYVKAETEADVGDRANDQIRVCGNEVRAKVIGEGGNLGVTSLGRIEFDLAGGRINTDALDNSAGVDCSDHEVNIKILIDSLVTAEKVSAQERTGLLLSMTDEVGSLVLTDNKHQNDLMGTSRANAASMLSVHARMIKEFVANRGLNRELEALPSEKEIRRRSDAGIGLTSPELATLMAHVKLNLKDDVLASDLPDQEVFAARLPQYFPERLREQFPAEIRSHQLRREIVTTMLVNDLVDTSGISYAYRITEDVGVGPVDAVRSYVATDAIFGIGDVWRQIQAAGDAGVPVAVTDRMTLDLRRLVDRAGRWLLNYRPQPLAVGAEINRFAAKVAALRPDMAQWLRGDDKAIVAKEAGEFAAQGVPNDLAYAVATGLYQYSLLDVIDISDIVDRDAAEVADTYFALMDHLGSDGLLTAVSRLSRDDRWHSLARLAIRDDIYGSLRALCFDVLAVGEPEETGEEKIAEWELTNSSRVTRARRTLAEIYEDGEQDLATLSVAARQIRSMTRTSGTGTTA, encoded by the coding sequence ATGGCTGGTTCGCAGGCACCGCCCGAGGCGGTCCACCGGCTCGCGGTGGCTTTCCTGTCCACCTACCGGGCTCCGCAGGCCGACGGCTCCGGGATGGGTGCCACCGGCCCGCAAGCTGCCGGGGTCGCCGAGCGTCTGGTCTCCGACGGCACGGTGGCCGCCCAGTATGCGCTGGGCAGCCACCGGGCACCGGGACAGACCAAGGTCGAGGTGTATCCGGGCGACGCCGATTCGGGCCCGGCCCTGCAGATCGTCACCGAGCAGGCGGCGATGCTGGTGGACTCGGTGACGGTGCTGCTGCACCGGCACGGCATCGCCTACCCGGCCATCATGAACCCGGTCTTCCGGGTGCGTCGCGACGCGGACGGCACCCTGCTGGACTTCCGGCCCGCGGCCGAGGCCACCGGAGGCGACGGGGTGGACGAGTGCTGGATCCTGGTGCCGGTGATCGGCGCCGCCGACGGCTCCGCGCTCACCGAGGTGGTCCGGCTGTTGCCCGGCGTGCTCGCCGAGGCCCGCCAGATCGGGCAGGACTCCGCGGCGATGGGCGCGGCGCTGCATGCTCTGGCCAACGATGTGGCCACCGACGTCGACGGCCGGTTTCCCAATGCCGACCGCAGGGACGTGGCCGCGCTCCTGCGTTGGTTGTCCGACGGGCACTTCGTACTGCTCGGCTACCAGCAGTGCGCGATCAGCGACGGAGAGGCCTCCGTCGATCCGGCCAGCCGGCTCGGTGTGCTCAAGCTGCGCGAGGACGTGCTGCCGCCGCTGACCGCAGCCGATGACCTGATGGTCCTGGCGCAGGCCACCATGCCGAGCTATGTGCGGTACGGCGCCAATCCGTACATCGTGGTGGTCCGTGAGAGCGGCGCCAAGGTGGTCGAACACCGCTTTGTCGGCCTGTTCACCGTGGCCGCGATGAACGCCAATGTGCTGGAGATCCCGTTGATCTCGCGGCGGGTCGAGGAGGCGCTGGCCATGGCGCGGCGCGATCCCAGCCATCCAGGTCAGCTGCTGCGTGACATCGTTCAGACCATCCCGCGTCCCGAGTTGTTCGCGCTGAGCTCCAAGCAGCTGCTGGACATGGCGCTGACCGTCGTCGATCTGGGCTCGCGACGACGCACCCTGCTGTTCTTGCGTGCGGACCAGCTGGCGCACTTCGTGTCGTGCCTGGTGTACCTGCCCCGAGATCGCTACACCACCGCGGTGCGGTTGGAGATGCAGGCCATCCTGGTGCGCGAGCTCGGCGGTGAGAGTATCGACTACTCGGCTCGGGTCAGCGAATCGCCCTGGGCGGTAGTCCATTTCATCGTTCGCCTACCCGACGGCGCCACTGCGCACACCGTGGACACGTCCACCGAGAACGAGAACCGGATCCAGAACCTGCTTACCGAGGCCACCCGCAACTGGGGTGACCGGTTGACCAGTGCGGCCGCCGACGCCGCGCTCAGCCCAGCGGCCGTCGAGCACTATGCGTCGGCCTTCCCGGAGGACTACAAGCAGGCCGTCGCACCGGCGAACGCCATCGCCGACATCGCGATCATCGAAGCGCTGCACGACAATTCGGTGAAGCTGGTATTCGCCGAGGGCGTTGACGACGGCGTCGCCCAGCTCACCTGGTACCTGGGCGGGCAGTCGGCCTCGCTGAGTGAGCTGCTGCCGATGCTGCAGTCGATGGGCGTGGTGGTGCTCGAGGAACGCCCGTACACGGTGACCCGGGCCGACGGTCTGCCGGTCTGGATCTACCAGTTCAAGGTCGTCCGCCAACGCAGCATCCCTGACGCCCCCGATGCGGCGTCACGCGAGGCCACGGCCCAGCGATTCGCCGATGCGGTGACCGCGATCTGGCACGGCTGGGTCGAGGTGGACCGGTTCAACGAACTGGTGCTGCGCGCCGGACTGACCTGGCAGCAGGTGGTGATCCTGAGGGCCTACGCGAAGTACCTGCGGCAGGCCGGTTTTCCTTACAGCCAGTCGCACATCGAATCGGTGGTCAACGAGAATCCGCACACCACCCAATCGCTGGTGCAGCTGTTCGAGGCGCTGTTCGATCCGTCTGAGGACACCGAGGGAACCCGGGATGCCCAGGGGGCAGCCGCGGCCGTGGCCGAAGACATCGACGCTCTGGTGAGCCTCGACACCGACCGGGTGCTGCGTGCGTTCGCCACTCTTATTCAGGCCACTTTGCGCACCAATTACTTTGTGCAGCACCCAAATTCGGCGCGGCAACGCGGCGTGGTGGCGATGAAACTGAATCCCGGTCTGATCAACGAGCTGCCGCTGCCGCGGCCGAAGTTCGAGATCTTCGTCTACTCACCCCGGGTGGAGGGTGTGCACCTGCGGTTCGGCTATGTGGCTCGTGGTGGGTTGCGCTGGTCGGACCGTCGCGAAGACTTCCGCACCGAGATCCTCGGCCTGGTCAAGGCCCAGGCCGTGAAGAACGCCGTCATCGTGCCGGTCGGGGCCAAGGGCGGGTTCGTGGTCAAGCGGCCTCCCGAGCCGACCGGGGACGCGACCGTCGACCGCGAAGCGACCCGCGCCGAAGGCGTTGCGTGCTACCAGCTTTTCATCTCCGGATTGCTCGACGTGACCGACAATGTCGACAAGGGAACCGGTGCCGTCGTCACCCCACCGGAAGTGGTGCGTCGCGACGGGGAGGACGCCTATCTGGTGGTCGCCGCCGACAAGGGCACGGCCACGTTCTCCGACATCGCCAACGAAGTCGCCAAGTCCTACGGCTTCTGGTTGGGTGACGCCTTCGCCTCGGGCGGCTCCATCGGATACGACCACAAGGCCATGGGCATCACGGCCAAGGGCGCCTGGGAGTCGGTGAAACGGCACTTCCGGGAGATGGGGGTGGATACCCAGAGCCAGGACTTCACCGTCGTCGGCGTCGGCGACATGAGCGGTGACGTGTTCGGCAACGGCATGCTGCTCTCGAAGCACATCCGGCTGATCGCCGCCTTCGACCACCGCCACATCTTCCTCGATCCCAACCCCGACGCGGCCGCGTCCTGGGCGGAACGCAAGCGCTTGTTCGACCTGCCGCGGTCCAGTTGGGAAGACTACGACGCCGCGCTGATCAGCGAGGGCGGCGGCGTCTACAGCAGGCAGCAGAAGTCCATTCCCATCAGCCCGCAGGTTCGTGCCGCGCTCGGCATCGACGGTGACATCGAGGAACTCACGCCGCCGGCATTGATGAAGTCCGTTCTCAAGGCGCCGGTCGATCTGCTGTGGAACGGCGGCATCGGCACCTACGTGAAGGCCGAGACCGAGGCCGACGTCGGTGACCGCGCCAACGACCAGATCCGGGTGTGCGGAAACGAAGTGCGCGCCAAGGTGATCGGCGAGGGCGGCAACCTCGGCGTGACCTCGCTGGGCCGTATCGAATTCGACTTGGCCGGCGGCCGGATCAACACCGACGCTCTGGACAACTCCGCGGGTGTCGACTGTTCGGACCACGAGGTCAACATCAAGATCCTGATCGACTCGCTGGTCACCGCCGAGAAGGTCAGCGCGCAGGAACGCACGGGCCTGTTGTTGTCGATGACCGACGAGGTCGGGTCACTGGTGTTGACCGACAACAAGCACCAGAACGACCTGATGGGCACCAGCCGCGCCAACGCCGCCAGCATGCTCTCGGTGCACGCCCGGATGATCAAGGAGTTCGTGGCCAACCGGGGGCTCAATCGAGAGTTGGAGGCGTTGCCCTCGGAGAAGGAGATCCGGCGCCGATCCGACGCGGGAATCGGTTTGACCTCACCGGAATTGGCCACGTTGATGGCCCACGTCAAGCTCAACCTCAAAGACGACGTACTGGCCAGTGACCTGCCCGATCAGGAGGTGTTCGCGGCCCGGCTGCCGCAGTACTTCCCCGAGAGGCTGCGCGAACAGTTCCCCGCCGAAATCCGGTCGCACCAGCTGCGGCGGGAGATCGTCACCACCATGCTGGTGAACGACCTCGTCGACACCAGCGGGATCAGCTACGCCTACCGCATCACCGAGGATGTCGGTGTCGGCCCGGTCGACGCGGTGCGCAGCTACGTCGCCACCGACGCCATCTTCGGGATCGGTGACGTGTGGCGCCAGATCCAGGCTGCCGGAGACGCCGGAGTGCCCGTGGCCGTCACCGACCGGATGACGCTGGACCTGCGCCGGCTGGTCGACCGTGCCGGGCGCTGGCTGCTCAACTACCGGCCACAACCATTGGCCGTCGGCGCCGAGATCAATCGGTTCGCTGCGAAAGTGGCGGCCCTACGGCCGGACATGGCGCAGTGGCTGCGCGGAGACGACAAGGCGATCGTGGCCAAGGAAGCCGGGGAGTTCGCCGCGCAGGGCGTGCCCAACGATTTGGCGTACGCCGTGGCGACCGGGCTTTATCAGTACAGCCTGCTCGACGTGATCGACATCTCCGACATCGTTGACCGCGACGCGGCCGAAGTTGCCGACACGTACTTCGCGCTGATGGACCACCTCGGTTCCGACGGGCTACTCACCGCCGTGTCCCGGCTGAGCCGCGACGATCGCTGGCATTCCCTGGCGCGGTTGGCGATTCGTGACGACATCTACGGTTCGCTGCGGGCCCTGTGCTTCGACGTGCTCGCAGTCGGCGAACCAGAAGAGACCGGCGAGGAGAAAATCGCCGAGTGGGAGCTGACCAACAGCTCCCGGGTGACCCGCGCCCGCCGCACGCTGGCCGAGATATACGAAGATGGTGAACAGGATCTGGCAACGCTGTCTGTGGCGGCACGGCAGATCCGCAGCATGACACGAACGAGTGGAACGGGAACAACTGCGTGA
- the ettA gene encoding energy-dependent translational throttle protein EttA → MAEFIYTMRKVRKAHGDKVILDDVSLNFLPGAKIGVVGPNGAGKSSVLKIMAGIDQANNGDALLAPGATVGILMQEPHLDESKTVRENVEDGVPIKAKLNRYNEVAELMATDYSDELMEEMGKLQEELDAADAWDIDSQLEQAMDALRCPPPDEPVTHLSGGERRRVALCKLLLSKPDLLLLDEPTNHLDAESVLWLEQHLASYKGAILAVTHDRYFLDNVAEWILELDRGRAYPYEGNYSTYLEKKAERLEVQGKKDQKLQKRLKDELAWVRSGAKARQAKNKARLGRYEEMVAEAEKSRKLDFEEIQIPTPPRLGNVVVEVEHLDKGFEGRTLIKDLSFTLPRNGIVGVIGPNGVGKTTLFKTIVGLEQPDSGTVKVGETVKLSYVDQSRAGIDPKKTVWEVVSDKLDYIEVGQNEIPSRAYVSAFGFKGPDQQKPAGVLSGGERNRLNLALTLKEGGNLILLDEPTNDLDVETLSSLENALEQFPGCAVVISHDRWFLDRTCTHILAWEGDDDNEAKWFWFEGNFGAYEENKIQRLGAEAARPHRVTHRRLTRD, encoded by the coding sequence ATGGCCGAATTCATCTACACGATGCGCAAGGTTCGCAAGGCGCACGGCGACAAGGTCATCCTTGACGACGTCAGCCTGAACTTCCTGCCCGGCGCGAAGATCGGCGTCGTCGGTCCCAACGGCGCCGGTAAGTCGAGTGTGCTGAAGATCATGGCCGGCATCGACCAGGCGAACAACGGCGATGCGCTGCTGGCGCCCGGTGCCACCGTCGGCATCCTGATGCAGGAACCGCACCTCGACGAGAGCAAGACCGTCCGCGAGAACGTCGAGGACGGCGTGCCGATCAAGGCCAAGCTCAACCGCTACAACGAGGTGGCCGAGCTGATGGCCACCGACTACTCCGACGAGCTCATGGAAGAAATGGGCAAGCTGCAGGAGGAATTGGACGCGGCCGACGCCTGGGACATCGACTCCCAGCTCGAGCAGGCGATGGACGCGCTGCGCTGCCCGCCGCCCGACGAGCCGGTCACCCACCTCTCCGGGGGTGAGCGCCGCCGCGTCGCGCTGTGCAAGCTGCTGCTGAGCAAGCCGGATCTGCTGCTGCTCGACGAGCCCACCAACCACCTCGACGCCGAGAGCGTGCTGTGGCTCGAGCAGCACCTGGCCAGCTACAAGGGCGCCATCCTGGCGGTCACCCACGACCGGTACTTCCTCGACAACGTCGCCGAGTGGATCCTCGAGCTCGACCGCGGCCGGGCCTACCCGTACGAGGGCAACTACTCGACCTACCTGGAGAAGAAGGCCGAGCGTCTTGAGGTCCAGGGCAAGAAGGACCAGAAGCTGCAGAAGCGGCTCAAGGATGAGCTGGCGTGGGTCCGGTCGGGTGCCAAGGCTCGTCAGGCCAAGAACAAGGCCCGCCTCGGCCGCTACGAAGAGATGGTCGCCGAAGCCGAGAAGTCGCGGAAGCTCGACTTCGAGGAGATCCAGATCCCGACCCCGCCGCGGCTGGGCAACGTGGTCGTCGAGGTCGAGCACCTGGACAAGGGCTTCGAGGGTCGCACGCTGATCAAGGACCTGTCCTTCACGCTGCCGCGCAACGGCATCGTCGGCGTCATCGGCCCCAACGGCGTCGGCAAGACCACGCTGTTCAAGACCATCGTCGGGCTGGAGCAGCCCGACAGCGGCACGGTCAAGGTCGGCGAGACGGTCAAGCTGTCCTACGTCGACCAGAGCCGCGCGGGCATCGACCCCAAGAAGACGGTCTGGGAAGTGGTCTCGGACAAGCTGGACTACATCGAGGTCGGCCAGAACGAGATTCCGTCGCGGGCCTACGTGTCGGCGTTCGGGTTCAAGGGTCCGGATCAGCAGAAGCCCGCGGGCGTGCTGTCCGGTGGTGAGCGCAACCGGCTGAACCTGGCGTTGACCCTGAAAGAGGGCGGCAACCTGATCCTGCTCGATGAGCCGACCAACGACCTCGACGTCGAGACCTTGTCGTCATTGGAGAACGCGCTTGAGCAGTTCCCGGGTTGCGCCGTGGTGATCAGCCACGACCGCTGGTTCCTGGACCGCACCTGCACGCACATCCTGGCGTGGGAGGGCGACGACGACAACGAGGCCAAGTGGTTCTGGTTCGAGGGCAACTTCGGTGCCTACGAGGAGAACAAGATCCAGCGTCTCGGCGCAGAAGCAGCCCGTCCGCACCGGGTGACCCACCGGAGACTGACCCGGGACTGA
- a CDS encoding single-stranded DNA-binding protein, protein MFETPFTIVGNIITDPVRRRFGDQELYKFRVASNSRRRMPDGNWEHGNSLYVTVNCWGNLATGTSASLMKGDAVIVVGHVHTDEYEDKEGVRRSSVEVRATAVGPDLSRCTARVAPLPKPVVGPPAEPEPVDAHGAETEPDEAELPLSA, encoded by the coding sequence ATGTTCGAGACCCCGTTCACGATCGTGGGCAACATCATCACCGATCCCGTCCGGCGGCGGTTCGGCGATCAGGAGCTGTACAAGTTCAGGGTGGCCAGCAATTCGCGGCGCCGCATGCCCGACGGCAATTGGGAGCACGGCAACTCGCTCTACGTCACGGTCAACTGCTGGGGAAATCTCGCCACCGGCACCAGCGCCTCCCTGATGAAGGGCGACGCCGTGATCGTGGTGGGGCATGTCCACACCGATGAGTACGAAGACAAAGAGGGTGTGCGCCGGTCGTCGGTCGAGGTGCGCGCCACCGCGGTCGGGCCCGATCTGTCCCGCTGCACGGCCAGGGTCGCGCCCCTGCCCAAACCCGTCGTCGGCCCGCCGGCCGAGCCCGAACCCGTCGACGCCCACGGCGCGGAAACCGAGCCTGACGAGGCTGAGCTGCCACTGTCGGCCTAG